In the genome of Nitrospira japonica, one region contains:
- a CDS encoding thiamine pyrophosphate-dependent enzyme, with translation MSLDYVKFSNGFEKFMPKEYRDMVEHGPFGKKISVSQMGSFKEVLEEHPMCAGCAMTLFIRLAMIAFPNPEDTITVGTAGCGRLAISQAAIPFVYGNYGDQNGVASGLSRGLRLRFGDKPKDVVVMAGDGGTADIGFQQVLHSWFRKERFTTIMLDNEVYGNTGGQESGMTNRGAVLKMAPLGKKFEKMDMVQMAKVAGCAYVATVVPNNPRRVESVIKKAVLIAREVGSTYIQAYTSCNIEYAIPTDKVMEDAKTVENDRYAFSEYVSDEAKQYLTERYGYKEFLAKPAAPAGAIPSKA, from the coding sequence ATGAGTCTTGATTATGTGAAATTCTCCAATGGGTTTGAAAAGTTCATGCCGAAAGAATATCGGGACATGGTCGAGCACGGTCCCTTCGGCAAGAAGATCTCCGTCTCTCAAATGGGTAGCTTCAAGGAAGTACTCGAAGAACACCCGATGTGCGCCGGTTGCGCAATGACCCTCTTTATCAGGCTCGCCATGATCGCGTTCCCCAATCCCGAAGACACCATCACCGTCGGCACCGCCGGCTGCGGTCGTCTGGCGATTTCCCAGGCCGCCATCCCGTTTGTCTACGGCAATTATGGAGACCAGAACGGCGTTGCCAGCGGTCTTTCCCGTGGGCTCCGTCTTCGGTTTGGTGATAAGCCCAAGGATGTGGTCGTAATGGCCGGCGACGGCGGTACGGCTGACATTGGATTCCAGCAGGTGCTCCATTCCTGGTTCCGGAAAGAGCGGTTCACGACGATCATGTTGGACAACGAGGTCTATGGCAATACCGGCGGTCAGGAGAGCGGCATGACCAACCGCGGCGCCGTGCTGAAGATGGCTCCGCTGGGCAAGAAGTTTGAAAAGATGGACATGGTGCAAATGGCCAAGGTTGCCGGGTGCGCCTATGTCGCCACGGTGGTGCCGAATAATCCGCGCCGCGTCGAAAGCGTTATCAAGAAAGCCGTGTTGATTGCCCGCGAAGTCGGATCCACCTATATCCAAGCGTATACGTCCTGCAACATCGAATACGCGATTCCGACCGATAAAGTCATGGAAGATGCGAAGACGGTCGAGAACGACCGCTATGCCTTCTCCGAGTACGTCAGCGACGAGGCCAAGCAGTACTTGACCGAACGGTACGGCTACAAGGAGTTTCTCGCCAAGCCGGCTGCTCCTGCCGGGGCGATTCCGAGCAAGGCCTAA
- a CDS encoding peptidylprolyl isomerase, with the protein MRVCRLLSKIVAIAAIGLVVGCGGKTEVVPSLPPPDHGPKAIIKTKFGEMHMKFYPDLAPKHVENFLKLARSGFYNGTIFHRVIPGFMIQGGDPNTKSSLRKETYGQGGPKDEKGNPILLKAEFSETPHKRGIVSMARANEPDTAGSQFFIVVEVSPFLDRKYTVFGEITRGLGVADKIAGLPRNDHDLPNERVEMTITVIE; encoded by the coding sequence ATGCGAGTGTGCCGTCTTCTGTCGAAGATCGTCGCGATTGCCGCGATCGGGCTCGTGGTCGGCTGCGGTGGAAAAACAGAGGTCGTTCCGTCGCTGCCGCCGCCGGACCATGGCCCCAAAGCGATTATCAAGACCAAGTTCGGCGAGATGCACATGAAGTTCTATCCGGACCTTGCGCCCAAGCACGTCGAGAATTTCCTCAAATTGGCCAGGTCCGGCTTCTACAACGGCACGATTTTTCATCGGGTCATTCCCGGCTTTATGATCCAGGGGGGCGATCCGAACACCAAGAGTTCTCTTCGCAAGGAAACCTACGGTCAGGGAGGCCCCAAGGATGAAAAGGGGAATCCGATCCTGCTGAAAGCCGAATTTTCCGAAACACCTCACAAGCGCGGCATCGTGTCGATGGCCCGTGCGAATGAACCGGATACTGCCGGATCCCAGTTTTTCATCGTCGTGGAAGTCTCGCCGTTCCTCGATCGCAAGTACACCGTCTTCGGTGAAATTACGCGAGGGCTGGGGGTGGCGGACAAGATTGCTGGCCTGCCTCGGAACGACCACGATTTGCCGAACGAACGGGTCGAGATGACGATAACCGTCATCGAATAA
- the queF gene encoding preQ(1) synthase, translating into MTRRSKTKLGYNDRHAKSGITAPLPDIETFPNQYKGYEITIEIPEYTAICPKTGLPDFGTITIHYMPDKDCLELKSLKMYIHAYRNLGIFYENSVNRVLQDVVTACRPVWAKVTGTFAARGGLRSVIEARYP; encoded by the coding sequence ATGACCCGCAGGTCCAAGACGAAGTTGGGGTATAACGATCGGCATGCCAAGAGCGGTATTACAGCCCCTTTGCCGGATATCGAAACGTTTCCTAACCAATATAAGGGCTACGAGATCACCATCGAGATTCCCGAATATACGGCCATTTGTCCGAAGACCGGGCTGCCGGATTTCGGCACGATCACGATTCACTACATGCCGGACAAGGATTGCCTGGAGCTCAAATCTCTGAAGATGTACATCCACGCCTACCGCAATCTCGGAATCTTCTATGAGAACTCCGTCAATCGCGTGCTCCAGGATGTCGTAACGGCCTGCCGGCCCGTTTGGGCAAAGGTGACCGGCACCTTTGCCGCGCGCGGGGGGCTGCGGAGCGTCATCGAAGCCCGCTACCCTTGA
- the folD gene encoding bifunctional methylenetetrahydrofolate dehydrogenase/methenyltetrahydrofolate cyclohydrolase FolD — MAAKLIDGKALAQQVRDGLAAQAAKVLAKTGTKPGLATILVGDDPASHVYVKNKQKACELAGIYVDDHKLPSSTTQAELLALIDKKNADPKIHGILVQLPLPKHIDSKVILEAVSPDKDADGFHPYNFGRLVEGHPVFEACTPKGVIKMIESTGVTIEGKRAVVLGRSNIVGKPLALMLLQRNATVTICHSKTKDLAAVCREADLLLVAIGKAKFVTADMVREGAVVIDVGTNKTSDGKLCGDVDFEPVSQKAGWISPVPGGVGPMTIAMLLDNTVESARRMAGIA, encoded by the coding sequence GTGGCAGCGAAACTCATTGATGGGAAAGCATTGGCACAACAGGTTCGGGACGGATTGGCGGCCCAGGCGGCGAAAGTCTTGGCCAAGACGGGAACGAAACCTGGACTGGCGACCATTTTGGTGGGGGATGATCCTGCGTCTCACGTGTACGTCAAGAACAAGCAGAAGGCGTGTGAATTGGCGGGCATCTACGTGGACGACCACAAGTTGCCCTCCAGCACGACCCAGGCCGAACTGCTGGCCTTGATCGACAAGAAAAACGCCGATCCGAAAATCCACGGGATCCTCGTGCAGCTCCCGCTGCCGAAACATATCGACAGCAAAGTGATCTTGGAAGCAGTGTCTCCGGACAAAGATGCAGACGGGTTTCACCCCTATAACTTCGGCCGGTTGGTCGAGGGGCATCCTGTATTTGAAGCCTGCACGCCGAAGGGCGTGATCAAGATGATCGAGTCCACCGGCGTGACCATCGAAGGTAAACGTGCCGTCGTGCTCGGGCGGAGCAACATCGTGGGCAAGCCGTTGGCGCTGATGCTGTTGCAGCGTAATGCCACGGTCACCATCTGTCATTCGAAGACAAAAGACCTGGCTGCCGTGTGTCGCGAGGCAGACCTCCTGCTTGTGGCCATCGGAAAGGCCAAGTTCGTCACAGCCGACATGGTCCGCGAGGGAGCCGTCGTCATCGACGTCGGCACGAACAAGACGTCGGATGGCAAACTGTGCGGAGACGTCGATTTTGAGCCGGTGAGCCAAAAGGCAGGCTGGATCAGTCCGGTACCCGGCGGAGTCGGTCCGATGACGATCGCGATGTTGCTGGACAATACCGTGGAGTCTGCTAGGAGAATGGCAGGAATCGCGTAG
- a CDS encoding carbon monoxide dehydrogenase beta subunit family protein, translated as MATTPDTREKIIVPGPAGFHPPSAAQLGVALPDPGQGLYYGLLEPNEEKVIEEMARKMLTSPNATIFPGPLLLWAWNDHAVEKAKATLEIAAQIPEVMIIPMPDYRPKYPKIDPEEVINPNHPNLTIWGNKIEACIFIGVHCHYANLTLKMIRAGTNCCTMAICAEQGHEDAMLTIRDSDTAKIKRVAQIFKKVREEMGIKLPESGENVRFTGTQSKVHDGKTHTNPAAFAPTPGGAGSAAMFGHSAEHMKREG; from the coding sequence GTGGCGACGACACCAGATACAAGAGAAAAAATCATTGTCCCGGGGCCTGCCGGGTTTCATCCTCCTTCTGCGGCGCAGCTGGGCGTGGCGCTTCCCGATCCCGGTCAGGGGCTCTATTACGGTCTGCTGGAGCCCAACGAGGAAAAGGTGATCGAGGAAATGGCGCGGAAGATGTTGACCAGTCCGAACGCCACGATTTTCCCCGGTCCGTTGCTCCTGTGGGCGTGGAATGACCACGCGGTGGAAAAGGCCAAGGCCACGCTGGAAATCGCCGCGCAGATTCCCGAAGTCATGATCATTCCGATGCCGGATTATCGCCCGAAGTATCCGAAGATCGATCCGGAAGAAGTCATCAACCCCAATCATCCGAATTTGACAATTTGGGGCAACAAGATCGAAGCGTGCATTTTTATCGGTGTCCATTGCCATTACGCGAATCTGACGTTGAAGATGATCCGGGCGGGAACGAATTGCTGCACAATGGCGATCTGTGCGGAGCAAGGCCATGAGGATGCCATGCTCACGATTCGAGACTCCGATACCGCAAAGATCAAGCGGGTCGCGCAGATCTTCAAGAAGGTTCGTGAAGAAATGGGCATCAAGTTGCCGGAAAGCGGCGAGAACGTCCGGTTCACCGGTACGCAGTCCAAAGTCCATGACGGGAAGACTCACACGAATCCGGCGGCCTTTGCTCCGACCCCCGGCGGGGCAGGCAGTGCGGCCATGTTCGGTCATTCCGCAGAACACATGAAACGAGAAGGGTAG
- a CDS encoding pyruvate ferredoxin oxidoreductase: MYLVADIDVEICAAKSCKLCTQYCPEANTILYSDEMGKDKGFKYGSAYVAVDRCKGCAQCVWVCDNMAKNNAIKMIMIDQLPKAALTDNITYGEKSTTAVLASPVVG; encoded by the coding sequence ATGTATCTCGTAGCCGATATCGATGTCGAAATTTGTGCCGCGAAGAGTTGCAAGCTCTGCACGCAGTATTGTCCGGAAGCCAATACCATTCTGTACAGCGATGAGATGGGCAAGGACAAGGGGTTCAAGTACGGATCCGCCTATGTCGCCGTGGACCGGTGCAAGGGCTGCGCACAGTGCGTATGGGTTTGCGACAATATGGCGAAGAACAACGCCATCAAAATGATCATGATCGATCAATTGCCGAAAGCCGCTTTGACCGACAACATCACCTACGGCGAAAAGAGCACTACCGCGGTCCTGGCGAGTCCCGTAGTCGGGTAA
- a CDS encoding 2-oxoacid:acceptor oxidoreductase family protein: MAKRFNIRMAGVGGQGVVTGSHILSTAVINAGGESTIVPFYGSEKRMAPVESYVRVSDEAIYEIGEITFPHIIIIFHPQVITHGKSYTMPFYFGLKEDGVALINNDGPMRLHKDQARELEERRAKLYYFPATKISLEVAGMDLATNMALMGCIGAITGLTNMAGLDQAVKDRFLGKGFVVSGGTAALDSVVERKFKKKQELIEKNVAVMRAGWNYAVDHGWAAADVKRAEEPVAAANA; encoded by the coding sequence ATGGCAAAGCGATTTAACATTCGGATGGCAGGTGTTGGAGGTCAAGGGGTCGTGACGGGATCTCACATCTTGAGTACGGCCGTCATCAACGCCGGCGGGGAAAGCACGATTGTTCCATTCTATGGGTCGGAAAAGCGGATGGCGCCGGTCGAGAGCTATGTCCGCGTGTCGGACGAAGCGATTTATGAGATCGGCGAGATCACGTTCCCGCACATCATCATCATCTTCCATCCCCAGGTCATCACCCACGGCAAGTCCTATACGATGCCGTTCTACTTTGGGTTGAAGGAAGACGGAGTCGCATTGATCAACAACGACGGGCCGATGAGGTTGCACAAAGACCAAGCCCGCGAATTGGAAGAGCGCCGCGCGAAACTCTATTATTTCCCCGCGACCAAGATTTCGTTGGAAGTTGCCGGGATGGATCTCGCCACCAACATGGCGCTGATGGGCTGTATCGGTGCCATCACGGGGTTGACGAACATGGCGGGGTTGGACCAGGCAGTGAAAGACCGATTCCTCGGGAAAGGGTTCGTCGTTTCAGGCGGTACCGCGGCGTTGGACAGTGTGGTCGAGCGGAAGTTCAAGAAGAAGCAAGAATTGATCGAGAAAAATGTCGCCGTGATGCGGGCAGGGTGGAATTACGCCGTCGATCACGGATGGGCGGCCGCAGACGTCAAGCGGGCGGAAGAGCCCGTAGCGGCTGCCAACGCCTAA
- a CDS encoding NHL repeat-containing protein, with protein MIHYHGYHANPFVITISPPFSHIIGRRHLGTLLGVWLIGIVAVHQAAAQVTVVDLQSPYSFVSGPAGNEYFISSVNGEPEQADNNGFITKLDASGKLTSLKFIQGGKNGVTLHAPKGMALAGSTLYVADLDAVRGFDTATGHSTGTVTIPSGMGGGSSAASLTDVAFDGKRLLYCSDQRANRIYRVEIDSGKVSLLIADPHLAGPTGLALHPKSGQLIAVSWDKGKIFEISPDGHLTELVSNGFFSSRFANLRGVDFDRWANMYVSDFTTGKVWRMTWDKRFQVIAEYLPSPGDLGIDRTNNLILVPYESAHAAEMNGLETPSEGKSKQEKRTLADYGFVPPPPKPGAGGATK; from the coding sequence ATGATTCATTACCATGGCTATCATGCCAATCCATTCGTGATCACCATTTCCCCACCATTCTCTCACATCATCGGACGTCGCCACCTGGGCACTTTGCTCGGCGTCTGGCTGATCGGGATCGTCGCCGTCCATCAAGCCGCCGCACAGGTGACCGTCGTCGATCTCCAATCGCCGTACAGTTTCGTTAGCGGACCCGCGGGGAATGAATATTTCATCTCCAGCGTCAATGGAGAGCCGGAGCAAGCGGATAACAACGGCTTCATTACGAAACTGGACGCCAGCGGCAAGCTGACCAGTCTGAAGTTCATCCAGGGGGGTAAGAACGGCGTGACGCTTCACGCCCCCAAAGGCATGGCCCTCGCCGGCAGCACCTTGTACGTCGCCGACCTTGATGCCGTCCGAGGGTTCGACACCGCCACCGGTCACTCGACGGGGACCGTGACGATCCCGAGCGGTATGGGCGGCGGTTCCTCCGCTGCGTCCCTCACCGATGTGGCATTCGACGGTAAGCGGTTGCTGTATTGTTCGGACCAGCGGGCCAACCGCATCTATCGCGTCGAGATCGATTCCGGAAAAGTCTCGCTCTTGATCGCCGATCCTCACCTCGCCGGTCCGACTGGGCTGGCCCTTCACCCCAAATCCGGGCAGTTGATCGCGGTGAGTTGGGACAAAGGGAAAATCTTCGAGATCAGCCCGGACGGACATCTCACCGAATTGGTGTCCAACGGATTCTTCTCGAGCCGATTCGCGAACTTGAGGGGCGTCGATTTCGATCGTTGGGCGAACATGTACGTTTCGGACTTTACGACGGGGAAAGTCTGGCGCATGACGTGGGACAAACGATTTCAAGTCATTGCCGAATATCTCCCGTCGCCTGGAGATCTCGGCATCGATCGCACCAATAATCTGATCCTGGTGCCTTACGAGTCGGCTCATGCGGCCGAGATGAACGGCCTGGAAACACCGTCCGAAGGCAAGTCCAAGCAGGAAAAGCGCACCCTCGCCGACTATGGCTTTGTCCCTCCGCCGCCAAAACCGGGAGCCGGGGGAGCAACCAAATGA
- a CDS encoding symmetrical bis(5'-nucleosyl)-tetraphosphatase translates to MATYAIGDVQGCRDQLSRLIDRIHFDPTRDRLWFVGDLVNRGPDSLGVLRLIKNLGTAALAVLGNHDLFLLAAAEGIVTLRPKDTIDDVLGADDRPELMDWLRKLPLLVHDQSALMVHAGLLPQWTAADAMQLAHEVDEALAGPEYREFLRDFFHASLPPWHPSLTGRMRRASVARVMTRIRSCTPAGEMSGFSGAPKDVPPGYVPWFRIPGRRSADTTIVTGHWAALGLQLKPNHLAIDSGCVWGRYLTAVRFEDRAVFQVEGPRPNR, encoded by the coding sequence ATGGCTACCTACGCAATCGGAGACGTGCAAGGTTGCCGAGATCAACTGTCCCGTCTGATCGACCGAATCCACTTTGATCCGACCCGGGACCGCTTGTGGTTCGTCGGCGATCTCGTCAATCGCGGGCCGGATTCGCTCGGAGTCTTGCGCCTCATCAAGAACCTCGGCACAGCGGCGTTGGCCGTGTTGGGCAACCACGATCTCTTTTTGCTCGCCGCAGCGGAAGGCATCGTGACATTGCGCCCCAAGGACACCATTGATGACGTCCTCGGAGCCGACGATCGTCCGGAGTTGATGGACTGGCTGCGAAAGCTCCCGCTTCTGGTCCATGACCAGTCCGCCCTCATGGTCCATGCCGGATTGCTCCCGCAATGGACTGCGGCAGACGCCATGCAACTGGCGCACGAGGTGGACGAAGCCCTGGCTGGACCCGAGTACCGGGAATTTCTCCGTGACTTCTTTCATGCCTCGCTTCCACCCTGGCATCCGTCGCTGACGGGAAGGATGCGGCGAGCCAGTGTGGCGCGAGTGATGACGCGAATTCGAAGCTGTACACCGGCCGGGGAGATGTCCGGCTTTTCCGGCGCTCCGAAAGATGTCCCCCCCGGCTATGTACCTTGGTTCCGTATCCCCGGCCGTCGAAGCGCCGATACCACCATTGTCACCGGCCATTGGGCCGCCTTGGGGCTGCAACTCAAGCCCAACCATTTGGCCATCGACAGCGGATGTGTATGGGGTCGATATCTGACAGCCGTCAGGTTCGAAGATCGTGCCGTCTTCCAAGTTGAAGGTCCGCGACCAAACCGCTAA
- a CDS encoding methylenetetrahydrofolate reductase C-terminal domain-containing protein has product MNQRVMIPGEDEGAQHVGGVHKRPPIPDNSLKAECPKFMSHGPCGGVRKGGLCEVYPEMKCPWVSLFIELEKIGQTEWMKQL; this is encoded by the coding sequence ATGAACCAGCGCGTCATGATCCCCGGGGAAGATGAGGGAGCCCAACATGTGGGCGGCGTCCATAAGCGCCCTCCCATCCCCGATAATTCGTTAAAGGCCGAATGCCCGAAATTCATGAGCCACGGTCCCTGCGGGGGCGTGCGAAAAGGAGGGCTCTGCGAGGTGTATCCCGAGATGAAATGCCCCTGGGTTTCGTTGTTTATCGAACTGGAAAAAATCGGCCAGACCGAGTGGATGAAACAGCTGTAA
- a CDS encoding sterol desaturase family protein, translating to MEWFEWVFTREFRQYLLAHDLVFPLLFLIRLLGVTAIELIRPARKVEYSRVIVYDFAVFLLYQFIIFPIAGYIDLWIAVRPNLPDVVLNLPLPLRVTAYFVIADFGHYWIHWLMHTAPVWRIHKWHHVPTYMYWLAGVRATIPQQVIVNLPYIFAYSFLDLSPWWMYLAIGMFNALQNDWMHMNVAWRFKWLEWLIVTPRYHHIHHSNRPEHYTANLAALFTVWDRLFGTYVDPDKVSEPLSFGIGEKVPLPRLALGV from the coding sequence ATGGAATGGTTCGAGTGGGTCTTCACTCGAGAGTTTCGGCAGTACCTCCTGGCTCATGATCTCGTTTTTCCCCTTCTTTTTCTGATCCGACTGCTCGGCGTGACCGCCATCGAATTGATCCGGCCGGCCAGAAAGGTCGAGTACAGCAGAGTCATCGTCTATGACTTCGCCGTTTTTCTCCTCTATCAGTTCATCATCTTTCCTATCGCAGGGTACATCGACTTGTGGATCGCAGTGCGTCCGAATCTGCCGGACGTCGTCTTGAATCTTCCACTGCCTCTGCGTGTCACGGCCTATTTCGTGATCGCAGATTTCGGTCACTATTGGATCCACTGGTTGATGCATACGGCGCCTGTCTGGCGCATCCACAAGTGGCATCATGTGCCGACGTACATGTACTGGCTTGCCGGCGTCCGAGCGACCATCCCGCAGCAGGTGATCGTGAATCTTCCCTATATCTTCGCCTACTCTTTTCTGGATCTCTCGCCTTGGTGGATGTACCTGGCGATCGGCATGTTCAATGCCCTTCAGAACGACTGGATGCACATGAACGTCGCCTGGAGATTCAAGTGGCTCGAATGGCTGATCGTGACCCCACGGTATCATCATATCCATCACAGTAATCGTCCCGAACATTACACGGCAAATCTCGCCGCTCTTTTTACGGTTTGGGATCGATTGTTCGGAACCTATGTGGACCCCGACAAGGTTTCGGAACCGCTGTCGTTTGGAATCGGAGAAAAGGTGCCTCTTCCCCGGCTTGCGCTGGGCGTGTGA
- the panB gene encoding 3-methyl-2-oxobutanoate hydroxymethyltransferase, with protein MMKVPDLRRYKHGKRLIVVTAYDALFARIIEQAGIETILVGDSLGVVVQGKANTLSVSMDEMLYHTKLVAGAAQQALVVGDMPFMSYQASREDALRNAGRFLQVGAHAVKLEGGSAVVDRVHDMTQTGIPVVGHLGMTPQSVNQYGGYKVQGKEAAQAETMVQDAKALEAAGAVAIVLEAMPADLAKSITDTLAIPTIGIGAGPHCDGQVLVLYDLLGLFDDFVPKFVKPYAHLKADALQALRRYKEEVEQGKFPSDSESYR; from the coding sequence ATGATGAAAGTTCCGGATCTTCGCCGGTACAAGCACGGAAAACGGCTGATCGTTGTGACGGCCTACGACGCCTTGTTTGCCCGCATCATCGAACAGGCAGGGATCGAGACAATTCTGGTCGGCGACTCATTGGGGGTCGTCGTGCAAGGCAAAGCCAATACCCTGTCCGTTTCCATGGACGAGATGCTGTATCACACGAAGTTGGTCGCCGGGGCGGCGCAACAGGCCCTCGTGGTCGGCGACATGCCTTTCATGTCGTATCAGGCCAGCCGGGAGGATGCCCTGCGCAACGCGGGACGGTTTCTACAGGTCGGCGCGCATGCCGTGAAACTTGAGGGTGGGTCGGCGGTGGTGGACCGCGTGCACGATATGACGCAAACCGGGATTCCGGTGGTCGGGCATCTGGGAATGACTCCGCAGTCCGTCAATCAATATGGCGGGTATAAGGTGCAAGGCAAGGAGGCGGCTCAGGCGGAAACGATGGTGCAGGACGCCAAGGCGCTGGAAGCGGCCGGTGCCGTGGCCATAGTATTGGAAGCGATGCCGGCCGACCTGGCCAAGTCGATTACGGATACACTTGCCATTCCGACGATCGGGATCGGCGCGGGACCCCATTGCGACGGACAGGTTTTGGTACTGTACGATCTGTTGGGGCTGTTCGATGACTTTGTTCCGAAGTTCGTCAAGCCGTACGCCCATCTCAAAGCCGACGCCCTCCAAGCGCTGCGCCGTTACAAAGAAGAGGTGGAACAGGGCAAATTCCCCTCGGACTCGGAAAGCTATCGGTAG
- a CDS encoding methylenetetrahydrofolate reductase, protein MTREPSRLKDVLDRKQFAVTVEYNPPKGTNVTGLLDNARQLVGRVHGVNVTDNTAAVVRAGSLPVCRLLYELGHDPVMQLTCRDRNRIAMQSDLMGAHLLGIRNVLCLTGDYPTVGDHKDAKPVYDLDSVQVMQLVQGLNDGRDMAGNKLDGATAFQIGAAVTPEADPLGPMLAKFEVKVKAGAGFFQTQAIYNPEQFASFMTAVRPFKVKVLAGILVLRNAKMAEFMNAHIPGVSVPQAMIDELRAAGDKSEDAGVEIAVRTIAAVRPHCDGVHIMAIKATHRLGEILTKSGIG, encoded by the coding sequence ATGACGCGGGAGCCGAGTCGACTAAAAGACGTCCTTGATCGTAAACAGTTTGCCGTGACGGTCGAGTATAACCCTCCCAAGGGGACGAACGTCACCGGCCTGCTGGACAATGCCAGGCAGCTGGTGGGTCGAGTACACGGCGTTAATGTGACCGACAACACGGCCGCCGTGGTCCGCGCCGGATCGTTGCCGGTCTGCCGGTTATTGTACGAGTTGGGGCACGACCCGGTGATGCAGTTGACCTGCCGGGATCGGAACCGAATCGCCATGCAATCGGATTTGATGGGCGCGCATCTGCTGGGCATCAGGAACGTCCTGTGCTTGACCGGCGACTATCCCACGGTCGGCGATCACAAGGATGCCAAACCGGTCTATGATTTGGATTCGGTCCAGGTCATGCAGTTGGTACAGGGCCTCAATGACGGCCGCGACATGGCGGGCAACAAGCTCGACGGCGCCACGGCGTTTCAGATCGGCGCCGCAGTCACGCCCGAAGCCGATCCGTTGGGACCGATGCTCGCCAAATTCGAGGTCAAAGTCAAAGCCGGTGCGGGCTTCTTTCAGACGCAGGCCATCTACAATCCGGAACAGTTTGCGAGCTTCATGACGGCGGTTCGTCCGTTCAAGGTCAAGGTGCTTGCCGGCATTCTGGTATTGCGAAACGCCAAGATGGCTGAATTCATGAACGCCCATATCCCCGGTGTGTCCGTCCCCCAAGCGATGATCGATGAATTGCGGGCCGCAGGCGACAAATCGGAGGATGCCGGCGTGGAGATCGCCGTCCGAACGATTGCCGCGGTGCGACCTCACTGCGACGGGGTTCATATCATGGCCATCAAAGCAACGCATCGGCTTGGAGAGATCCTCACCAAATCAGGCATTGGATGA